One window of Papio anubis isolate 15944 chromosome 10, Panubis1.0, whole genome shotgun sequence genomic DNA carries:
- the LOC103876537 gene encoding acyl carrier protein, mitochondrial: MASRVLSSYVRRLPAAFAPLPRVPMLAVARPLSTGLCSVGTQTRLGPLQPALKLAQVPGRVTQLCRQYSDMPPLTLEGIRDRVLYVLKLYDKIDPEKLSVDSHFMKDLGLDSLDQVEIIMAMEDEFGFEIPDTDAEKLMCPQEIVDYIADKKDVYE; the protein is encoded by the coding sequence ATGGCGTCTCGTGTCCTTTCATCCTATGTCCGCCGCCTGCCCGCGGCCTTTGCGCCGCTGCCCCGGGTCCCGATGCTGGCCGTGGCCCGGCCTCTCAGCACCGGTCTGTGCTCCGTGGGGACCCAGACGAGGCTCGGGCCTTTGCAGCCGGCCTTAAAGCTCGCGCAGGTTCCTGGTAGAGTTACACAGTTGTGCCGCCAGTATAGCGACATGCCCCCTTTGACGTTAGAGGGCATCCGGGACCGTGTTCTTTACGTATTGAAACTCTATGACAAGATTGACCCAGAGAAGCTTTCAGTAGATTCTCATTTTATGAAAGACCTGGGCTTAGACAGTTTGGACCAAGTGGAGATTATCATGGCCATGGAAGACGAATTCGGGTTTGAAATTCCTGATACAGATGCTGAAAAGTTAATGTGTCCACAAGAAATTGTAGATTACATTGCAGATAAGAAGGATGTGTATGAATAA